The Acidobacteriota bacterium genomic interval CATGGTGACCGCCGCCGGGCGCCAGATCCTCGGCGAGCGCAGCTCGGACCGGGTTTCGCTGTGGATCTTCGACGGTTCCCACGACGTCATCTACAACGCCGGTCTCTCGTGGCTGGCTCAGCATCGCAATGAATGATCCCCAGGCTCTCCTCCGAATCGCCCTGTCGAATTGACGAAAGGCCTCTATGACACCGACCCCCAGGACATCGAGAAATTCTCATTTCAACCATCCGGTCCTCTGGCTCCTGGCTCTCCTGGTGAGTCTCGCTGCTAGCGGAGCCGCAGCCGACTCCCAGGGGCTGACGGAGCTCGAGCAAAGGATGGCGGACCGGGGGCTGGTGGACGTCCGGAGCCTCGATCCGACCATCGCCTGCGAGCTCAAATACACAACGGCAGCTAATTTCATGGGCGAGGACGTCTATGGCGACATGGAGCAATGCTTCCTGCTGAAGGACGCTGCCCGGCGTTTGGCGGTGGCCAGCGCCGAGCTACGGAAGCACTATCCGGAGCTCCATCTGGTAGTGGTGGACGCCCTCCGTAGCCGAAGGGTCCAGCGCCGCATGTGGGCCCTGGTGAAGGACACGCCCCAACAGCCTTACGTGGCCAACCCCGCCGGCGGCTCGATGCACAACTACGGGGCGGCGGTGGATATCACCCTCGCCGACCGCCAGGGCAACCGCCTCGACATGGGGACGCCGCTGGATCACTTCGGTCCCCTGGCCCAGGTGCGCCTGGAGGAGAAGTACCGCCAGAGCGGAGACCTCAGCGACGAGCAGCTGGCCAACCGGCTGGTGCTGCGGCAGGTGATGGTTCGGGCGGGCTTCCAGCAGCTGGCCATCGAATGGTGGCATTACAACGCCTGGGACAAACACTACGTGCGCAAGCATTTCTCCATCGTCGAGAGCTACTGGCAGTAGAACTGCACCGCAGATCTGAGCCAAGCAGCGTGGGTCAGAGCAGCCCCGCCCGCGCCAACCCCAGGAGCACCGCCCGCCGCTGCAGCCGTTGGGACAGGTCCTGCGGTTTCTCCAATCCCATGCGCTGGAGATAGGGCCGGGCGCTGGCGGGGGAGCGGAAGCTGCGAGCCAGCGAGCGGGCGAG includes:
- a CDS encoding M15 family metallopeptidase produces the protein MSLAASGAAADSQGLTELEQRMADRGLVDVRSLDPTIACELKYTTAANFMGEDVYGDMEQCFLLKDAARRLAVASAELRKHYPELHLVVVDALRSRRVQRRMWALVKDTPQQPYVANPAGGSMHNYGAAVDITLADRQGNRLDMGTPLDHFGPLAQVRLEEKYRQSGDLSDEQLANRLVLRQVMVRAGFQQLAIEWWHYNAWDKHYVRKHFSIVESYWQ